In the genome of Afipia felis ATCC 53690, the window TGTCGATCGCGCCACCCGTGGGCGCGATGTCCGCCTATCTGGCGCGGCTGATTTCGAGCGAGACCTACGGCACCGCGCGCGAGATCCTGAAAAACATCGCCCACCGGATGCCAAAATTCTTCCAGGATCGCACGTTGCGCGCGGAGGAATACGCGCGCGGCATGGTCGCGGGCGGCATGCTGTTCGAAGAACTCGGCATGTTTTATGTCGGTCCGATTGACGGCCATAACCTCGATCATCTTCTGCCCGTGCTCACCAACGTCCGCGACAACGGCACCGGTCCCGTGCTCATCCATGTCGTCACCAAAAAGGGCAAGGGCTACGCACCGGCGGAGGAATCCGACGACAAGTATCATGGCGTGGTGAAATTCGACGTCGCCACCGGCAAGCAGTTCAAGACGAAGTCGAATGCGCCCTCCTACACTTCGGTGTTCGGCAACAGCCTCACCAAGGAAGCGCAAAAGGACGACAAGATCGTCGCCATCACCGGCGCGATGCCCGGCGGCACCGGCGTCGATATCTTCGCGAAATCCTTCCCCGAACGCACCTTCGATGTCGGCATCGCCGAGCAGCATGCGGTGACGTTCGCCGCAGGCCTCGCAACCGAAGGCTACAAGCCGTTCTGCGCGCTGTATTCGACCTTCCTGCAGCGCGGCTACGATCAGGTGGTGCACGACGTCGCGATCCAGAATCTTCCGGTTCGCTTTGCGATCGACCGCGCGGGCCTTGTCGGCGCGGACGGTCCGACCCATGCGGGCTCGTTCGATAATACCTATCTCGGCTGCCTGCCGAACCTCATCATCATGGCGGCCGGCGACGAAGCCGATCTCGTCCACATGGTCGCAACGCAGGTTGCAATCGACAACGCGCCGAGCGCGCTGCGTTATCCACGTGGCGAAGGCCTGGGCCTTGAATTGCCGGATGTCGGCGTGCCGCTCGAAATCGGCAAGGGCCGCGTACTGCGCCAAGGCACGAAGGTCGCGTTGTTCTCGTTTGGCACGCGCCTCGGTGAATGCCTGAAGGCCGCCGATGAACTGGAAGCCCAGGGCCTGTCGACGACGGTGGCCGACGCGCGCTTCCTCAAGCCGCTCGATATCGAACTGACGCTGAAACTCGCCCGCTCGCACGAGGTCCTGATTACGGTCGAAGAAGGTTCGATCGGCGGCTTCGGCACCCATGTCATTCAGGCGCTCGCCGATCACGGCGCGCTCGACAAGGGTCTGAAGATTCGCTCGATGGTGCTGCCCGACATTTTCATCGATCAGGACAGCCCGGCGAAGATGTACGAACAGGCCGGGCTCGATGCCAAAGCCATCGTCGCCAAGGTGTTCGAGGCACTCGGCAAAGGTGCGGCGTCCACCAAACTGGCGTAAGAATCCGATATCGTCATGCCCGGGCATAGCCCGTCGAAGACGGGCGTGAACGCCCTTATGACCTGGGCATCTGCCTTTTGATGGATTGCCGGGTCTAGTCCGGCAATGACGACAACGGGACGGACAGGATGGCCATGACCGAACGCAAACGCGCTGACGTTCTTCTGGTCGAACGCTGCCTGTTCGAAAGCCGCGCTCGCGCGCAGGCGGCCATCGAGGCGGGTTCTGTCACCGCCAACGGCAAGGTCATCACCAAGGCTTCGGAACCGATACTCGTCGACGCAGACATCAGCGCCGAACCCGCGCATCCGTGGGTATCGCGCGGCGGCGTCAAGCTCGCGGCGGCGCTGGAGCACTATCCCCTCGATATCGAGGATCATGTCTGCGTCGATGTCGGCGCCTCGACCGGCGGCTTCACCGAAGTGCTGCTCGCGAATGGCGCGAGCCTCGTCTTCGCCATCGATGTCGGCACCGCGCAGCTGCATCCGAGTCTGCGCGGCAATCCGCGCGTGATCTCGATGGAGAATACCGACATCCGATCGCTCGAAGGCCACCGCCTCGAAAGGCGGCCGGATGTCGCGGTGATCGATACGAGCTTCATTTCGCTGAAGCTCGTGCTGCCTGCTGTGTTCTCGTTCGCCGCCGCTCCGCTGCAGATGCTCGCGCTCATCAAACCGCAATTCGAAGCCGGACGCGCACAGGTGAAGAAAGGTATCGTCCGCGACGAGGCCGTTCATCGCACGATCTGCGACGACATCGCGGCATTCGCCGCCGCACAAGGCTGCACCGATATCGAGGTGTTTCCCTCTTCTATCGAAGGCGGCGACGGCAATCGCGAATTTTTTATCGGCGCCCGGCGCGGCTGATGTCGATGGAACGCCTCACCATCGATCATGTCGGCCAGCAGGGCGACGGCATCGCCCTCGATGGCGCGCGCAATATCTACGTGCCCTACACGCTCGGCGGCGAAACCGTCGAGGTCACCGCCGCGTCCGAACGATCCGCGGACCGGCGTGATCTTGTGGAGGTCATCACTCCAAGCCCAGAGCGGATTGCACCGTTCTGCGAGTATTTCAGTGTCTGCGGCGGCTGCGCGATCCAGCATTGGCAGACCGATGCCTATCGCAACTGGAAGCGACAACTTGTCGTGGACACGCTGAAGCAGGCGGGAATTGCGAGCGAGGTCGGCACGCTGGTCGATGCGCACGGCACCGGTCGCCGCCGCGCCACGTTTCACGCGCGGCAAGGATCGGGTGCGCTGCGCGTCGGCTTCGCGGCCGCCGGTCGCCACGAAATCGTGCCGATCACCCATTGCCCTATTCTCGATCCGGCGATGGACGGTGCTATCGGCGTGGCCAATGCCCTTGCCGAACTCTTGAAGCCGGTCGGCAAACCGCTCGATATCCAGATCAGCGCCACCGAGAACGGCCTCGATGTCGACATACGTGGCTCCGGCCCGCTCGACACTGCGATGCTCTCGAAACTCTCTGGGTTGGCGAAACAGCACCGCCTCGCCCGCCTGACGCGACATGGCGAACTCGTGCTGCTTCAGGCGCCGCCCACCATCCGCGTGGGTCGCGCGACCGTGACGCTACCACCCGCCTCCTTCATGCAACCGACACAGGCGGGCGAGGAAACGCTCGCCACGCTCGTTACGGAGCGATGCAAGGGTGCGAAAAGGATCGCCGATTTGTTCTGCGGCTTCGGACCGTTCTCGCTGCGCCTTGCGGAAAAATTCCGCGTCTCGGCGTTCGACAGCGACGCCAAGGCGGTCGCCGCGCTGAACGACGCCGTGCGTATCACGCAGGGCCTGAAGCCTCTCGCAGGCGAGGCCCGCGACCTGTTCCGCCGCCCGCTGGTGCCGCAGGAGCTGCGGGACTTCGACGCCGTGGTGTTCGATCCGCCCCGCCAGGGCGCGGAGGCGCAAAGCCGCCAGCTTGCGGCCAGCAGGCTGACGCATGTCGTCGCGGTCTCCTGCAATCCCGCGACCTTCGCGCGCGATGCGAAAATCCTGCTCGGCGGCGGCTTCAAACTCGGCAAGGTGGTCCCGGTGGACCAATTCCGGCACACGCCCCATGCCGAGGTCGTCGCCGAGTTCACGCGCTAGGCTGGATTTCTCAGCGGAGCCGTTCGGACGATGGCAAACCGTCGTCGAACTGTCGTGAATCGATCAAAATTTACCAACACTTCACACTAACAATATACCTTTCGACGCGCGGACCCGCCTCATCGCGAGGCGGCCGGTCCGACTGGAACTTGCCATTATTCCTGCCGCGCCAGCCCATTTTGAGGGCGATCCGGCCCTTACGTCTCCTTTGCGTATTTAAGGCTCAGTCTAAGGACTCCAATCATGCTTTCCAGGCTCTCGATCAGCGCCAAACTCATCGCCCTTGTTTCCGTTCTCCTGGTCTCGCTCGCCGCTCTCGGCACCTTTTCCGTCAGCGAGATGCACACGATCAACAAATCGACCCAGGAAATCCAGACGAACTGGCTGCCCAGCATCCGCCTTCTCGGCGAAATGCGCACCCAGGCCGCACGCTACCGCGCGGTGCTGCGCGATTACCTGACCGGGCCCGACGAGACCGTGATGATCGATATTCAGAAGAACCTTGACGCGCGGGCACACGACTTCATCAAAGCCTTCGAAAGCTACGGCAAAATGACTAAGTCGCCTGAAGAACAGGCGATGTACAAAGACCTCGGAAATGAATGGAAGAACTTCAAGGCCGGCTCCGACGAAGTCGTCGCCGCAGCGCGGAAATACGATTTTGCGCAGGCGCGCGAGCTGAACGCCACCAAGGTTGTGAAAGTCGGCCGCGCCATGGACGGCGCTCTCTCGAAGATCGTGGCGCTGAATGACAAGGGTGCCGACGACGCTGGCGATCGTGCGGCACATGATTACAATCGGGCCTTCGTCGTCGTGCTCGGCGGGCTCGCCCTTCTGATCGTGATCGGCGCAGGCGCCGCTTTCCTGATCGTGCGCGACGTTGCCAAGGGCATCGCCTCGGTCGTTCAGCCGATGCAGTTGCTGGCGCAGGGCGATCTCTCTCCGGAAATCCCGCATCAGGGCGCGAAGACCGAAATCGGCAAGATCTCCGCCACGCTTCAGGTATTCAAGGACGCGCTGATCGCCAAGAAGGCCGCCGACATCGTCTCCGCTAACGAAGCAACCGCCAAGATGCAACGCGCCGAGACCGTCGACGGCGTCACCCGCAAGTTCGAGAGCATGATCGGCGAACTGGTGGCGTCTCTCGCCTCTGCGTCCACCGAAATGGAATCGTCGGCCGGAACGCTGACCAAGGCGGCCGACGTCACCCAGCAGCTATCGACCTCAGCTGCCAATGGCTCGCGTACGGTGTCGGAAAGCATCCAGTCGACCGCAGCCGCGACCGAGGAGATCACCTCCTCCGTCGCTGAGATCGGCCGTCAGGTCATGGAATCGAGCCGCGTGGCGCAGCGCGCCGTGCAGCAGGCCGAGAAGACCAACTCCAGCATCAGCGAATTGTCGGCGGCGGCCGCACGTATCGGTGACGTCGTCAAGCTGATCACCGCGATCGCGGAGCAGACCAATCTGCTCGCACTCAACGCCACCATCGAGGCGGCGCGCGCCGGTGAAGCCGGTCGCGGGTTCGCGGTCGTGGCTTCCGAGGTGAAGGCGCTCGCGTCACAGACCGCGAAGGCGACCGACGA includes:
- the dxs gene encoding 1-deoxy-D-xylulose-5-phosphate synthase, producing MSQTSTTPLLDTIPTPDKLRALTPEQLPQVADELRREMVDAVSVTGGHLGAGLGVVELTVALHYVFNTPDDRIIWDVGHQAYPHKILTGRRDRIRTLRQGGGLSGFPKRAESEYDAFGTAHSSTSISAGLGMAVARDLQQGNNNVIAVIGDGSMSAGMAYEAMNNAGALNSRLIVILNDNDMSIAPPVGAMSAYLARLISSETYGTAREILKNIAHRMPKFFQDRTLRAEEYARGMVAGGMLFEELGMFYVGPIDGHNLDHLLPVLTNVRDNGTGPVLIHVVTKKGKGYAPAEESDDKYHGVVKFDVATGKQFKTKSNAPSYTSVFGNSLTKEAQKDDKIVAITGAMPGGTGVDIFAKSFPERTFDVGIAEQHAVTFAAGLATEGYKPFCALYSTFLQRGYDQVVHDVAIQNLPVRFAIDRAGLVGADGPTHAGSFDNTYLGCLPNLIIMAAGDEADLVHMVATQVAIDNAPSALRYPRGEGLGLELPDVGVPLEIGKGRVLRQGTKVALFSFGTRLGECLKAADELEAQGLSTTVADARFLKPLDIELTLKLARSHEVLITVEEGSIGGFGTHVIQALADHGALDKGLKIRSMVLPDIFIDQDSPAKMYEQAGLDAKAIVAKVFEALGKGAASTKLA
- a CDS encoding TlyA family RNA methyltransferase, with amino-acid sequence MTERKRADVLLVERCLFESRARAQAAIEAGSVTANGKVITKASEPILVDADISAEPAHPWVSRGGVKLAAALEHYPLDIEDHVCVDVGASTGGFTEVLLANGASLVFAIDVGTAQLHPSLRGNPRVISMENTDIRSLEGHRLERRPDVAVIDTSFISLKLVLPAVFSFAAAPLQMLALIKPQFEAGRAQVKKGIVRDEAVHRTICDDIAAFAAAQGCTDIEVFPSSIEGGDGNREFFIGARRG
- a CDS encoding class I SAM-dependent RNA methyltransferase, encoding MSMERLTIDHVGQQGDGIALDGARNIYVPYTLGGETVEVTAASERSADRRDLVEVITPSPERIAPFCEYFSVCGGCAIQHWQTDAYRNWKRQLVVDTLKQAGIASEVGTLVDAHGTGRRRATFHARQGSGALRVGFAAAGRHEIVPITHCPILDPAMDGAIGVANALAELLKPVGKPLDIQISATENGLDVDIRGSGPLDTAMLSKLSGLAKQHRLARLTRHGELVLLQAPPTIRVGRATVTLPPASFMQPTQAGEETLATLVTERCKGAKRIADLFCGFGPFSLRLAEKFRVSAFDSDAKAVAALNDAVRITQGLKPLAGEARDLFRRPLVPQELRDFDAVVFDPPRQGAEAQSRQLAASRLTHVVAVSCNPATFARDAKILLGGGFKLGKVVPVDQFRHTPHAEVVAEFTR
- a CDS encoding methyl-accepting chemotaxis protein, with protein sequence MLSRLSISAKLIALVSVLLVSLAALGTFSVSEMHTINKSTQEIQTNWLPSIRLLGEMRTQAARYRAVLRDYLTGPDETVMIDIQKNLDARAHDFIKAFESYGKMTKSPEEQAMYKDLGNEWKNFKAGSDEVVAAARKYDFAQARELNATKVVKVGRAMDGALSKIVALNDKGADDAGDRAAHDYNRAFVVVLGGLALLIVIGAGAAFLIVRDVAKGIASVVQPMQLLAQGDLSPEIPHQGAKTEIGKISATLQVFKDALIAKKAADIVSANEATAKMQRAETVDGVTRKFESMIGELVASLASASTEMESSAGTLTKAADVTQQLSTSAANGSRTVSESIQSTAAATEEITSSVAEIGRQVMESSRVAQRAVQQAEKTNSSISELSAAAARIGDVVKLITAIAEQTNLLALNATIEAARAGEAGRGFAVVASEVKALASQTAKATDEIGAQIAGMQAATDDSVTTIKEISATIDQISEISSAIAAAVEEQGAATQEIARNVRQAAELCSQVAVNIDDVSRGNSETGAASSQVFSAAQSLAQESTRLEVEVQGFINQIRAA